From a single Gimesia fumaroli genomic region:
- a CDS encoding TfoX/Sxy family protein, which translates to MAADALQDSIPIEKLRNLGPKSAHWLQQVGIRTCGDLKQTGAVAAYLLVKQQQTRCSLNLLYALQGALTGVHWNQLTEKTRQQLRAEARSE; encoded by the coding sequence ATGGCCGCTGATGCTTTACAGGATTCCATTCCGATAGAAAAATTACGAAATCTGGGACCGAAGAGCGCTCACTGGCTGCAACAGGTCGGAATTCGGACCTGTGGTGATCTCAAGCAGACTGGTGCCGTTGCCGCGTATCTGCTGGTGAAGCAGCAACAGACGCGGTGCAGTCTGAATTTGCTCTATGCTTTACAGGGAGCACTGACCGGTGTTCACTGGAATCAACTGACTGAGAAAACCAGACAACAGCTCAGGGCAGAAGCCCGTAGTGAGTAG
- a CDS encoding gamma-glutamylcyclotransferase family protein, whose amino-acid sequence MSPEPRTLIFVYGTLKRGFCRSHHLADQIFLEAAHTIPGYTMYDCGEYPGLVIDPADGVSIQGELWSVDGAGIARLDEVEGVSENWFSRQKIELQHPAVSKTVHAYYFAGDVTRLPVYGDNWIKET is encoded by the coding sequence ATGTCCCCAGAACCCCGCACGCTGATTTTTGTCTATGGAACCTTAAAACGCGGCTTCTGCCGTTCCCATCATCTGGCAGATCAGATCTTTCTCGAAGCAGCACACACGATTCCCGGCTACACGATGTACGATTGCGGCGAGTATCCAGGTCTTGTGATTGATCCCGCAGATGGAGTCAGCATACAGGGAGAATTGTGGAGCGTCGACGGAGCGGGTATCGCGCGTCTCGATGAAGTCGAAGGCGTTTCCGAAAACTGGTTTTCGCGCCAGAAAATCGAACTGCAGCATCCTGCCGTTTCGAAAACGGTACACGCCTATTACTTTGCAGGCGACGTCACACGTTTGCCCGTTTACGGCGACAATTGGATCAAAGAAACATAA
- a CDS encoding DUF1569 domain-containing protein codes for MSAQTAARRSLSYASLQEIIDDATRLTEADAPTTGGWSKGQIFEHLARLMDRSLDGFDFGVAWPIRLIGKYYFKQRIFKHGMDPGFQLKGDSKKALGPDLVEDQAGLEHLKNVVHRLETESQRCASPVFGELTCDEWNLLHRRHAELHMSFIAEPETP; via the coding sequence ATGTCTGCACAAACTGCCGCCAGAAGAAGCCTGTCGTACGCGTCCCTGCAGGAAATTATCGACGACGCCACGCGACTGACCGAAGCAGACGCACCCACAACTGGTGGCTGGTCTAAAGGGCAGATCTTCGAACATCTGGCCCGCTTGATGGATCGTTCGCTCGATGGCTTTGATTTCGGTGTGGCCTGGCCCATTCGTCTGATTGGCAAATATTACTTCAAGCAGCGCATCTTCAAGCACGGCATGGACCCCGGCTTTCAATTGAAGGGAGACTCTAAAAAAGCACTTGGCCCGGATCTGGTCGAAGATCAGGCCGGTCTGGAGCATTTGAAAAATGTGGTCCACCGTCTGGAAACAGAAAGTCAGCGCTGCGCCAGCCCTGTATTCGGCGAATTAACCTGCGACGAATGGAACCTGCTGCATCGCCGACACGCTGAACTGCACATGAGTTTCATTGCCGAACCGGAAACACCTTGA